A genomic stretch from Schistosoma haematobium chromosome 2, whole genome shotgun sequence includes:
- a CDS encoding hypothetical protein (SECRETED:SignalP(1-20)) produces the protein MMKITQASLIVIYLIHLLFTESLLRTEQPEGYRIERVGLHGRRVNFTWYRNVTIQSWVQAADKCSFLNSLLPKVTDMRYFYKTLQSDDVISPISKTSENKTHSGVVFYLGDVLEATMDYPNIESGERMCLTIEKVPGSQLHLAESSAVKSCLTHANLLVCKSEVDSSSVTNYDDDSYPHMCNFADDKWFGPLPKWILDLKQKAEFRQDHICLTKLLFCITAVCSGLIVVLFLTSTIILAVRYKCLVLKMKRKQTGTDGTNVWAQNSEISQCLLGETDGRLDILADSAFRRDPSGFTKGSYKEALVNSGYQRISNGRIKGLHTSGKPRSGRITC, from the exons ATGATGAAAATAACACAAGCATCACTAATTGTTATATACTTAATTCATTTACTCTTTACTGAAAGCCTACTGCGAACTGAACAACCAGAAGGTTATCGCATAGAACGGGTTGGATTACATGGAAGAAGAGTCAACTTTACATGGTACAGGAATGTAACAATCCAGAGCTGGGTTCAGGCAGCTGACAAGTGCTCTTTCTTAAATAGCCTGCTTCCTAAAGTTACTGACATGCGTTATTTCTACAAAACATTACAGTCGGATGATGTTATTTCACCAATAAGTAAAACGTCTGAGAATAAAACTCACAGCGGTGTCGTCTTTTACCTTGGAGATGTTCTAGAAGCTACAATGGACTATCCTAATATCGAAAGTGGCGAAAGAATGTGTCTGACAATTGAAAAAGTTCCGGGATCTCag TTACATCTAGCCGAATCATCTGCAGTGAAAAGTTGCTTAACTCATGCTAACCTACTTGTATGTAAATCCGAAGTGGACAGTAGTAGCGTGACAAATTACGATGATGATTCGTACCCACATATGTGTAATTTTGCGGACGATAAATGGTTTGGTCCATTGCCAAAATGGATTCTTGATTTAAAGCAAAAAGCTGAATTCAGACAAGATCATATATGCCTAACAAAACTTTTATTCTGTATTACAGCAG TATGTTCTGGGCTAATCGTCGTCCTTTTCCTTACAAGTACAATAATTTTGGCTGTTCGGTACAAATGCCTAGTtctaaaaatgaaaagaaaacagaCTGGAACGGATGGAACCAACGTCTGGGCACAAAATTCAGAAATATCACAATGTCTTTTAGGTGAAACAGATGGAAGATTAGATATTCTAGCTGATTCAGCGTTTCGTCGTGATCCTAGTGGTTTCACAAAAGGAAGTTATAAAGAAGCACTAGTCAATAGCGGATATCAAAGAATTTCAAATGGACGAATTAAAGGCCTCCATACGTCGGGTAAACCTCGATCTGGAAGAATAACATGTTAG